The proteins below are encoded in one region of Streptomyces marianii:
- a CDS encoding DUF2516 family protein produces MLLEGFGTILWLLNLAMLILALVALGFAAFAREDAYRAAGKQSKMFWLILLGVTVAVNVFVPMLFLQIAGLIATIVFMVDVRPALQQVSGGGRRGGSSSDGPYGPYNGGR; encoded by the coding sequence ATGTTGCTCGAGGGATTCGGCACGATTCTCTGGCTGCTCAATCTGGCCATGCTCATTCTCGCCCTGGTCGCGCTGGGGTTCGCCGCCTTCGCCCGTGAGGACGCTTACCGTGCGGCCGGCAAGCAGTCGAAGATGTTCTGGCTGATCCTGCTCGGTGTCACGGTCGCCGTGAACGTGTTCGTCCCGATGCTGTTCCTGCAGATCGCCGGGCTGATCGCGACGATCGTCTTCATGGTCGACGTCCGCCCCGCCCTCCAGCAGGTGTCCGGTGGCGGCCGGCGCGGCGGCTCCAGCAGCGACGGGCCGTACGGCCCTTACAACGGCGGACGGTAG
- a CDS encoding PP2C family protein-serine/threonine phosphatase has protein sequence MPVPVPRQRTGSSVAVGPVAPAPVTTGPTAGPTSEPSGGGDLTLLVIEDDPAGTFTVPELLGAAGTRVRIRTARNLTEAERLLTDDVHCILVDLALPGSARDRAEGDELAVLRHLLRIAPRHAVLALTADADAERAAEAVRVGAQDFLHRDELDGRVLSRAIRYAVERKRADIAQVKLAESRLRAQENARLERGLLPTPLLQGSDLRFAARYRPGRSRALLGGDFYDTVRTPDGTVHAMIGDVCGHGPDEAALGVELRIAWRALTFAGMCGDELLSTLQQVLEHERESDEIFATLCTVDIAPDGRRAGLCLAGHPSPLIVRRGRPARLLPNENGGPALGLLPRARWPRRQVELGAAWSLMMYTDGLIEGRTAPGGDRLGQDGMVDMVNRQLAAGLSGEALLEAAVAEVRELNGGDLTDDVAVLLLDRDRANG, from the coding sequence ATGCCCGTACCCGTTCCGCGCCAGCGGACCGGCTCGTCAGTCGCCGTAGGCCCCGTCGCCCCAGCGCCCGTCACCACAGGTCCCACCGCCGGCCCCACCTCGGAGCCCTCGGGCGGAGGCGACCTCACGCTCCTCGTCATCGAGGACGACCCGGCGGGCACCTTCACCGTCCCCGAACTGCTCGGCGCCGCCGGTACGCGGGTCCGCATCCGCACCGCCCGCAACCTCACCGAGGCCGAGCGGCTCCTCACGGACGACGTCCACTGCATCCTCGTGGACCTCGCGCTGCCCGGCTCAGCCCGCGACCGCGCCGAGGGCGACGAGCTCGCCGTGCTGCGGCACCTCCTGCGTATCGCGCCCAGGCACGCCGTACTGGCGCTGACCGCGGACGCCGACGCCGAGCGCGCCGCCGAGGCCGTACGGGTCGGGGCTCAGGACTTCCTGCACCGTGACGAGCTGGACGGACGGGTCCTCAGCCGGGCCATCCGCTACGCCGTCGAGCGCAAACGCGCCGACATTGCCCAGGTGAAGCTCGCCGAGTCGCGGCTGCGGGCGCAGGAGAACGCCCGGCTCGAGCGGGGGCTGCTGCCCACGCCCCTGCTGCAGGGCAGCGATCTGCGGTTCGCGGCCCGCTACCGCCCGGGACGCTCGCGCGCCCTGCTCGGCGGTGACTTCTACGACACGGTCCGCACCCCGGACGGCACGGTCCACGCGATGATCGGCGACGTCTGCGGGCACGGCCCCGACGAGGCCGCCCTGGGCGTGGAGCTTCGCATCGCCTGGCGTGCGCTGACCTTCGCCGGAATGTGCGGCGACGAGCTGCTCTCCACGCTCCAGCAGGTGCTGGAGCACGAGCGCGAGAGCGACGAGATCTTCGCGACCCTGTGCACGGTCGACATCGCTCCGGACGGCCGGCGTGCGGGGCTGTGCCTGGCCGGGCATCCCTCCCCGCTGATCGTCCGCCGGGGCCGGCCCGCGCGGCTGCTCCCGAACGAGAACGGCGGCCCGGCCCTGGGCCTGCTGCCGCGCGCCCGCTGGCCGCGCCGGCAGGTGGAGCTGGGTGCCGCGTGGAGCCTGATGATGTACACGGACGGCCTGATCGAGGGCCGGACCGCACCGGGCGGCGATCGGCTGGGCCAGGACGGCATGGTCGACATGGTCAACCGGCAGCTCGCGGCCGGGCTCAGCGGAGAGGCGCTGCTGGAGGCCGCGGTGGCGGAGGTGCGCGAGCTCAACGGCGGCGATCTCACCGACGACGTGGCCGTGCTGCTGCTGGACCGCGACCGGGCGAACGGCTGA
- a CDS encoding C40 family peptidase yields the protein MNRRLYAAAIAVVSAVTLLAAPGQALAVPQPPEPPGKSLEEVRKELDELYRKAASATDAYNLAEEQADRQSAQIVKLAQEITKGQARIDDLKDRAGATARAQYRGGGLPPEAQLVLTDDPHLFLDAAGRIKAGGKATKDLLGELNRTQADLRAYSKEASAQWALLEANRVKREKHKKEINKQIAAARQIEARLQKEELARLRKLEQEAANRAQTAWLGSGVLKEINGRASEQGKAAVAFATEQIGKPYVWGAEGPGSYDCSGLTSQAWAAAGRGIPRTSQEQWRLLPRVDIKEMRPGDLIIYHADASHVGMYVGDGAIVHAPRPGRNVTLAGAGSMAILGVVRPDK from the coding sequence GTGAACCGACGCCTTTACGCCGCCGCCATCGCGGTGGTGAGCGCCGTGACGCTGCTGGCCGCGCCGGGCCAGGCCCTTGCCGTGCCCCAGCCGCCCGAACCTCCCGGCAAGAGCCTCGAAGAGGTGCGCAAGGAGCTCGACGAGCTCTACCGCAAGGCCGCTTCGGCCACGGACGCGTACAACCTGGCCGAGGAGCAGGCCGACCGGCAGTCGGCGCAGATCGTGAAGCTGGCCCAGGAGATCACCAAGGGGCAGGCCAGGATCGACGACCTCAAGGACCGGGCCGGCGCCACGGCCCGCGCCCAGTACCGGGGCGGCGGACTGCCGCCCGAGGCGCAGTTGGTCCTCACCGACGACCCTCATCTCTTCCTCGACGCCGCCGGACGCATCAAGGCGGGCGGCAAGGCGACGAAGGACCTCCTCGGTGAACTGAACCGAACCCAGGCCGACTTGCGCGCCTACAGCAAGGAGGCCAGCGCCCAGTGGGCGCTGCTGGAAGCGAACCGGGTCAAGAGGGAGAAGCACAAGAAGGAGATCAACAAGCAGATCGCCGCAGCCCGGCAGATAGAGGCACGGCTCCAGAAGGAGGAGCTGGCGCGACTGCGGAAGCTGGAGCAGGAGGCCGCGAACCGGGCGCAGACGGCCTGGCTGGGCTCCGGCGTCCTCAAGGAGATCAACGGCCGCGCGAGCGAGCAGGGCAAGGCCGCGGTCGCGTTCGCGACCGAGCAGATCGGCAAGCCGTACGTGTGGGGCGCGGAGGGACCGGGCTCCTACGACTGCTCCGGACTGACCTCACAGGCCTGGGCGGCCGCGGGCCGCGGCATCCCGCGCACCTCGCAGGAGCAGTGGCGGTTGCTGCCGCGCGTCGATATCAAGGAGATGCGGCCGGGCGACCTCATCATCTACCACGCGGACGCCAGCCACGTGGGGATGTACGTGGGCGACGGCGCGATCGTCCACGCGCCCCGTCCCGGGCGGAACGTGACGCTGGCGGGTGCGGGCTCGATGGCGATCCTCGGGGTCGTCCGCCCGGACAAGTGA
- a CDS encoding class I SAM-dependent methyltransferase gives MSPRSVTPSSRPVGAVTRGTTNPNRLRRMDRWIAAVHGPALRRSGAAPVAVDLGYGAAPWTAVELLQRLRAAEPRTRVVGVEIEPARVEAARPYTQDGLSFVHGGFEVPLPGPVRPLVIRAANVLRQYGEEQVAEVWQRLCARLAPGGMLVEGTCDEIGRRHVWVALGPEGPRTVTFATRLGSLERPSDLAERLPKALIHRNVPGEPVHAFLRDFDRAWAAAAPYASLGARQRWISAVRLLAADWPLTDVRTDGRRRWRQGEVTVKWSALAPGSV, from the coding sequence ATGTCCCCGCGCTCCGTCACGCCCTCCTCCCGCCCCGTGGGCGCGGTGACGCGCGGCACCACCAACCCGAACCGGCTGCGCCGCATGGACCGCTGGATCGCCGCCGTGCACGGCCCGGCGCTGCGCCGTTCGGGGGCCGCGCCCGTCGCGGTCGACCTCGGCTACGGGGCGGCCCCCTGGACCGCGGTGGAACTGCTGCAGCGGCTCCGCGCCGCGGAACCCCGTACCCGGGTCGTCGGCGTCGAGATCGAGCCCGCCCGGGTGGAGGCGGCCCGTCCGTACACGCAGGACGGGCTGAGCTTCGTGCACGGCGGTTTCGAGGTTCCGCTGCCCGGCCCCGTCCGCCCGCTGGTCATCAGGGCCGCGAACGTGCTCCGCCAGTACGGCGAGGAGCAGGTCGCCGAGGTGTGGCAGCGGCTGTGCGCCCGCCTCGCCCCCGGTGGCATGCTGGTCGAGGGGACCTGTGACGAGATCGGCCGCCGGCACGTGTGGGTGGCGCTCGGCCCGGAAGGCCCCCGGACGGTCACCTTCGCCACCCGCCTCGGCTCGCTGGAACGCCCTTCCGACCTCGCCGAACGGCTTCCCAAGGCGCTGATCCACCGCAATGTGCCGGGTGAGCCGGTCCACGCGTTCCTGCGGGACTTCGACCGGGCGTGGGCCGCCGCCGCGCCGTACGCCTCGCTCGGTGCGCGGCAGCGCTGGATCAGTGCGGTGCGTCTGCTGGCCGCGGACTGGCCGCTGACGGACGTCCGGACGGACGGGCGGCGGCGGTGGCGGCAGGGCGAAGTAACCGTCAAGTGGTCGGCGCTGGCGCCCGGTTCCGTCTGA